Sequence from the Clupea harengus chromosome 20, Ch_v2.0.2, whole genome shotgun sequence genome:
GTCCAttgtctctcacagacacaacaagaGTCTGTTTCATGACATCAGATTCAGAAATGTCTCTCTGAGCCCTGATCTCTCCGCTGTAGACACCGATAGTAAAAAGTCCCGGATCAGTCGACTTCACAATGTGGTATGACAGCCATGCGTTTTGGCCTGAATCCGCGTCCACAGCTATCACCTTAGAGACTAAAGAGTTGGCCTGTACAGCTTTGGGCACCATCTCAGTCATAAACGTATTTCCGTCAGGTGTAGGGTATAATATCTGCGGAAGGTTGTCGTTCACATCTGACAACAGAACACGTACGGTCACGTTACTGCTGAGCGGAGGAGAGCCGTTGTCTCTTGCCATCACTTGCACTTTAAAACTTTTGAATTGCTCGTAATCAAATGGCCTGACGGCATGAATTACTCCTGTATCTCCATTTATAGACACAAAATTGGACATGGGAATGCCATTCATTTCGCCGGGTAACAGAGAGTATATCACAGTGCCATTTTGCCTCCAGTCGGGATCTCTGGCAGTCACTGAGCAAAGGGAGGAACctggtttgttgttttcatttacaTATGAGCTATATGTCTGCTGCTCAAACACTGGAGGGTTGTCGTTAACATCAGCAACAGAAAACTGCAGAACTTTAGAGGAAGACAGTGCAGGTGAACCTTGGTCAGTAGCAGTTATAGTAATGTTGTAATCCGATAACACTTCCCTATCAAGTTCTGCTGTGGTCACCAGTGAATAGTAATTAGTGATCGATGACAAGAGCTGGAAAGGGACATCATGCCGAATGAGACAGCGTACCTGCCCGTTCTTCTCAGAGTCTACGTCCTGCACGTTTATAATACCAACCTCAGTACCTGGGGGCACATTTTCGGGAATTGGGTTATTCAATGACTTTATGAATATAACAGGAGCGTTGTCGTTAACGTCTACTATATCTATGATAACTTTGGTGTCTGATGACAGACCAAATGAATCTTTGCCTTCCACAAGTATTTCATATTTTGAGTCTTCCTCAAAGTCAATAGGCCCAATAACCCTCATCTCACCAGATACTTTGTCCAAAGAAAATGCGCTTCTGGCATTATTAGACAAATGACTAAATTCGTATGTGACCTCACCATTAGGCCCCTCGTCTACATCGGTAGCTGTTACAGTAAGTACTAGTGTGTCTAAAGGAGCATTTTCGGGGAGACTGGCTTCATATATGTCCTGACTAAACACTGGAGCATTGTCATTGGCATCCAGCACTGTGACGTGTATGGCTACGGTACCCGATCTCGGCGGAATCCCACCATCCGAGGCAGTAAGAATTATTGTTACTTCCTCCTGCTGTTCACGATCTAGTTCCTTATCTAATATTAATTCAACATTTTTCCTCCCGTTTGCATTTGAATttacagacagagtgaaatacTCATTTCTCTGCAGTGCATAGCTTTTAACTGAATTCTGCCCTATGTCAGCATCGCGCGCTTCATTGACACGAAAGCGAGCTCCTTTGTCTGCAGACTCACGTAATTCTAATCGTATCAAATTCTTCGGGAAAAACGGAGCATTATCATTAATATCTTCAATCTGAAGTGTGAAACGGTGCAGCTCCAAAGGACGTTCTAAAACCAACTCAAATTTAAGAAAGCATGATGGCTTCTCTGAACACAGCTCCTCTCGGTCAATTCGTTCGTTCACAGTCAACTCTCCAGTTCTCAGGTTTACGTCGCAATAACGTCTGTTGTTACCTGCAGCATCAATCCGTGCCTTACGAGCAGAGAGCGTATTCACATCAAGTCCGAGATCTTTGGCTATATTTCCAAGTACAGACCCGTGCTTCATTTCTTCCGGAATAGAGTAGCTCACATCTCCACATGTGCTGTGCGCCACGAACGTtacaagagagacaaagatCCATGGATAATTCGAAAATCCTTTGTGTTCCATTATGTGCTATTCGCCTAAATAAATCGTGAGGCTAGTATGCGTGCAATAAAATGTTTCTTGTCAGAAGAGTATTCTGACAATACTCACAACGTGACAAAGAAAAGCGTATACGGTTCCTATGGTTAACTGCGACGATATGATAGACTCTGAATAGAATGGGAGGGTGGATGAATACAGCTGATCTGTCCCAGCTCCTGGCCTGGTGAACAGCGACACTCTGAGTCTAAAAGATAAACTAACCAAATAATGATTTCCGTAATAAAAAACCCTTAACGCgagaccaaataaaaaaaaaatgaggctACAGTTACAAGATCATAATCCTCAAAGATAACAGATCAAGGTATTGAAAAACCTAACCTAATACATAATCTAATATCATCGTTGACTATGATTGATATGGAAAAGTATGTTATCAATGTGCAGATGAAAACATCCCGAAAAAACTCGTGAAGCTTtagaataaaataatgaaatgcaaCAAATAACCAGAGAACCAAAAGCACAATTTACACCGAAGGAAAAAGTGGGGCTAAGTTCAAGTCAAGTTCACAAAAAAACCATATACCATTACCATTctctatagatagatagataggtggatactttatttatcccgagggaaatttaggaaatagCAAGCTCTCGAAAGAACGAGTAGACTTGTATCACGGATCACCAATCACGTATGTGTTCCACATAtgaaacaattacacacataaaATTAGCACGTGTCATTTTACGCATGTATATTCAGTCATCATAGGCTACTTCTATACGCATTATATTGTGTCATGTAGTCATGAAGGGGCAAAGGGACGCACATTTGCAAGTCTGGTTGACATACacattgaaaatgtttttaaagagTTACCTGGACTGAATCGATGACACCGAGTAAATCGTCAGACGCAGACTTCTTAAGAGTGACATCCATGGGCATAGTTCCCTCACTGTAAGACCCGACAAACTTGAAGTCACTGGTACGCGATCCCGTGGTCATATAAGCGTCATAGTTGTATGCACTGCGAAGTGTTCCAGTACCGTCCACATCTGCGTAATTTGGAGGGAGATACGCACTGGGGATAGCCACAGCTCCATCAAACAGCATTCTGGGTGTTTTTCTGCGACAAAACTTCACAGCCAGAGTGATAATAATAAAGGTAAGGAAGAACGTAGAAACTGAGACGAGGGCGATTATCAAATAAGTTGTGAGTTTTGAGTTGTCGTCATAAGACATAGCTTTCAGTTCTGGTACTTCAACCAAGTTGTCCGAAATCAGTAAATATACTGTGCATGACGCAGAAAGAGAGGGCTGTCCATTATCTTTCACGGAGACGACCAGACTCTGCTTCATTgtatcagacacagacacgtctcTCTGTGTCCGGATCTCTCCACTGTGGACCCCAATAGTAAAGAGTCCCGGGTCAGTGGCCTTCACAATATTGTACGAGAGCCACGAGTTCTGCCCTGAGTCTGCATCCACTGCAATGACTTTGGACACAATAGAGTTCGCCTGGGCAGCTTTGGGCACCATTTCAGTCATGAGAGATTTGCCGTCCACAGTCGGATATAATATCTGTGGACAGTTATCGTTCTCGTCCTTTACATGGACACGCACGGTCACATTAGTACTGAGTGGAGGAGAGCCGTTGTCTCGGGCCAGCACGTGAACACTGAACGTCTTAACCTGCTCGTAATCAAATGGTCTGACGGCATGAATAACCCCTGTGTCTCCGTTGATGGATACAAATGAGGACAGAGGCGCTCCATTGATCTCAACAGGTAAAAGAGAGTACGTCACTGTGCCATTTTGTCTCCAATCCGGATCTCTTGCGACGACAGTACAAACTGAGGTGCCTGGTTTGTTATTTTCGGTCACTAAAGCACTATATAACTGCTGGTCAAACACTGGTGCGTTGTCATTTACATCGGCAACGAATATCTGGATGCTGGAGGAAGTAGATAGCGGGGGAGAGCCATCGTCTGTAGCCATTATAGTTATGTTGTAGTAGGACACTAACTCACGGTCTAACTCGCCAGTAGTGACCAAAGATAAATAATTTTTAATTGACGGAACGAGTTTAAATGGTACATTGTTAAGGATGGAGCAGCGAACCTGACTGCTTTCCTCTGAGTCTCTGTCCTGCACGTTAATAATGCCCACCTCGGTTCCTAGCAGAACATTTTCAGCAATTGGGCTGTGCAGGGATTTAACAGATATAATAGGGGCATTATCATTAATATCGGTGATTTCTATTATCACTTTAGCATAAGACGCTAAGCCCGACCCGTCTTTTGCTTGTACCGGGAGTTCATATGAATTTTCCACCTCGTAATCCACTGGGCCTGTCACAGATATATCTCCTGTTTTAGCATCAAGGGAGAATAATGTCAAAACATCGTCTGGCAAATGACCAAATTCATATGTCACTTCTCCATTGTCTCCGTCGTCTGCATCAGTGGCACTCACAGTAAACACAACTGAATTTAAAGAGGTGTTTTCAGGCAGAGTGACTGTATAAAGGTCTTGACTAAATAATGGAGCATTGTCATTTGCATCCAGCACTGAAACATGTATAGCTACAGTACCTGACCTCGGTGGAATCCCACCGTCAGAAGCAGTAAGAATTAATACaacctcctgctgctgctcacgATCCAGCTCTTTGTCTAACACCAGCTCGCCATATTTATCGCCGTTTCTACTAGAGTGCactttcaacacaaaatgatcaTTCGCCTGAAGCGAATAGCTTTTCACTGAGTTCTCCCCTATGTCTGCGTCACCTGCCGGGTCCAGTAAGAACTGTGCACCTCTTACTGCTGACTCTCGTATCTCGAATTTGATCACATCCTTTTTAAATGTGGGAGAGTTATCATTGATGTCTTGAATGTGAAGATTAATCCGATGCAACTGTAGTGGATTCTCCAGAATTAGCTCTTGTTTTATAACGCAAGAAGCTTTCTTTCCACACAGCCCGTCTCTGTCGATCCTTTCGGCCACTGTCAATTCCCCCGTTAACCGATTCACATCGCAATAGCGTTTACGGTTACCTTCTGTATCAACACGAGGGTTGCGAGAAGATAGCTTGCTGATGTCCAATCCAATATCTTTGGCTACATTTCCGATCACATACCCACGTTTCATCTCCTCCGGAAAAGAATAACTCACATCTCCAGCGACTGTGTGCGGCATGGAAATTAGGAGAAAAAGACCAAGCATCGCGTTATTCCTCGGAATTCCTCGGCTATCCATCTCCAGAGCTGCTATAACTTTTGAAGATATGATCCCACAATATAAAATGCTAGAAATGACACTCATATAGAAGAAAATGATCTATTAACGCCGCACTGTGACAATGCGCCTTAAAGTGACACTGTACACTATTCTATGACCGATGTGGGTGGAGAATTGCGCCTTTGCTAGTACACAGCGCCGCTTCGAGGATCCTAACAAAACTGCTTAAAGCACAGTACGTAAACTCAGCTGCGTAAAGTTCACCGCCATAAAATATTTCCATTTCACATCGTGGACAGAGCAATTTGGAGAGCGACGAATTTTGGGGATATGTTGTTGATATATttcagcagacagacacacacatccccagtgTTGTTTTCTGGCATAACGGCCCAATGTAATGAAACATAATTCACCCGTAGGGGTTAAAAAAGTTTCGAGAAGTAATTTGTTCGGCAGAAGACATATCAGAGGAAAATCGGGGGTAAAGTGGCATGAGAAAATAGCTTTTACAGTAATGACCTCTTAATAAAATCGTATCGATGTGAAATGGTTTTGGTCTACACGTGGGTCGATTTGACCGATGACAAAACAACGCATCTCTTCAACTTCATCAGATCCCATCTATCACCATGAACATTGCTTCGCAGACAAGAAAACGTAATAACAACATATGACATCGAAGCATAAACACACGAATCAGACTGCGAGCTGAAATCCTTTTAAAAGTAGAATGGAATAAAGTACAATGTAACTCAGAATCAACCCTAATAAATAATTTCCTGAGTGACCAGGGAAGAATACATATAATACTGTATATAGGCTCAACACGCAAAGTTGCAGCAAAGTACCCCTAAAAAAAAGCCACGAGTGTTTCACAGAATAATACCAAAGGCACTGTACCTGAGCAGACATATCAGGAGCCTGGAAGAGCTCGTTGTGATCAACTGCAGCAGTGGGCGATTTTTTCAGTGTCAAGGTAGTGGGCATTGTTCCGTCGTTGTAAGACGTAACAAACTTAAAGTCACTTGTGCGCGACCCCGTCGTCATGTACGTGTCATAATTGTAACAGCTGCGTAAAGTTCCAGTGCCATCCACATCTGCGTAATTTGGAGGAAGATACGCGCTGGGAATCGCGACTGCTCCATCAAACAGCAATCTTGGCTTTCCTCGACGGCAGAATCGTACAGCCACGGTGACGATGATAAAAGTAAGGAAGAAGGTGGAAACAGAGACAAGTGCAATAATCAAGTAGTACGTGAGTTTGGAATTACTTTCATCATATTTGTCGTTTATCTCGGGAATCTCAGCAAAGCTGTCTGAAATGAGTACATGTAGGGCGCAAGTTACAGAGAGAGTGGGCTGTCCATTATCTCGCACTGAGACAATAAGATTCTGTTTCATGCCATCGTTTTCGGAAATGTCTCTCTGCGTCCTGATCTCTCCACTGTGCACACCGATTGTGAAAAGTCCTGGATCAGAAGATTTTATAATCTCATACGAAAGCCATGCGTTTTGTCCAGAGTCTGCGTCTACGGCAATGATTTTGGATACCAAAGACCCCGCTAGCACTGTTTTGGGCACCAATTCAGTCATGAGCGAACTTCCTTGTGGTGTCGGATATAATATCTGCGGAGGATTATCGTTTTCATCTGTTATCAAAACACTGACAGTCACGTTGctgctgagaggaggagagccacTATCTCTTGCTATGGCATAAACTTTGAAACTTTTCAAATGTTCATAATCGACTGACTTGACAACATGGATTATCCCAGTGTCTCCATTGATGGATAAAAGCGAAGACACTGGGAGGCCATTTACCTCACCTGTTGCTAAAGAATACATAATCGTGCCGTTTTGTCTCCAGTCAGGGTCCCTAGCCTTTACTGAACATACTGAATAGCCAGGTTTGTTATTTTCAGTTATCTGTGCAGTATACAAAAGCTTATCAAAGACAGGTGCGTTGTCGTTAACATCGGCAACAGATAGGTGTACACTTTTCGAGGAAGATAAGGGTGGAGACCCGGCATCAtttgcaattacagtaaaattATATTCGGAGACCAGTTCACGGTCCAACGCACCAGTCGTTACCAGCGAATAGTAATTTTTGATTGAAGGGACAAGCTTAAACGGAAAATTTTCCTGGATGAAGCAGCGCACTTGTCTGTTCTTATCAGAGTCTCTGTCCTGTACATGTATAATTCCAACCTCCGTGCCAAGAGACACATCTTCAGGGATAGAATTACTCAGAGACTGCAAAACTATAGTTGGGGCGTTATCATTTAAATCTGTTATTTCTATGACAACTCGTGCTTTCGTGGAAAGTCCAAATCCATCTTTTCCTTCTATGCgtatttcatatttttgttCGTCCTCAAAATCAACTACGCCAATAACTTTGATTTCACCCGTCAGTGAATTCAGTGAAAATATCTTTTTCGCTTTACTTGAAATACGACTAAATTCATATGATACTTCACCGTTAGCACCCTCGTCTGCATCAGTTGCACTCACTTTAACCACAACAGTGTCCAAATCAGAGTTTTCGGGTAAACTTGCTTCATAAACCTCTTGGATAAACACTGGCGCATTATCATTCGCATCCAACACAGTAATGTGTATGGCCACGGTGCCTGATCTTGGTGGTGTCCCACCATCGACGGCAGAAATAACTAATGTgacatcctgctgctgttctcgGTCAAGCTCCTTATCTAAAATCAATTCAACGTTTTTCCCCCCGTCAGTGTCCTTGTTCACAGCTAAGACAAAATGGCTATTGCTTTCCAGTGTGTAGGTCTGCACTGAATTATGTCCAGCGTCTAAGTCGTGTGCCTCGTTCACACGAAACCTAGAGCCTTTGACGGCATTTTCACTGATTTCGAGTTTAATCAATTCCTTCGGAAACATGGGAGAATTATCGTTAATATCTTGAATTTGAAGTGCTATACGATGCAACTCTAATGGGTTTTCAAGCATTAACTCTAATCTCAGCAGACACGTCAATTTTTCGAGACAAAGCTCTTCTCTGTCGATCCTGTCAGCTATAAACAGCTCCCCTGTTCTCAGATTTAAATCACAATATTGTTTAGGATCCTCTTCAGAGACTAGTCGAGCCTTACGAGCGGATAATCTAGTCACATCCAATCCGAGGTCCTTGGCTATATTTCCTATGACATATCCGCGTTTCATCTCCTCCGGAAAGGAATAGCTCAGGTCTGCATGCACGGTGATAGCCATGAGAGCGAATGTGACCAGCGCCAATAATCCAAACAAAGGCGGTCCTCTGTGCTCCATTGTTGTACACATCCTAATTGCATGACTCAAGAACCAAAACATATCTTGAATACATACAGACTGGTGATACAAAAGGCAATCCGAACACGGAACTCGATGCAGTTTTTATAAGATGCTGATTCGTTGTGACAATAGGGTGGAGAAAACCGTGATCCTCCTTGTGCTAGCGAACAGCGACGCTGTGAGTTCCATCACAAAACTGCAGAATATGAGTGAAGTGCTAAGTGTTACAGTATCCAGCATTACCTCCCAAACGCAATATAGATAAGACAAGTCAAGTCAAGCTGATAATAGTAAGAATGCCGTAAAAGGAAACCAAACGTTCTATAcgcaataaaacacaaaacaacttaAGGACACAATGTAATGCGTATAAGGATACATCCAGCTTGTTCTCAGTAATAGAGGAATAAAGGCGAGCAACCAATGCGTATAGGTTTCatcatgtaggcctatatttaACTGATATTTAAGACGTGGGTGTTTCAGTGTGTCCTATTGCAGGTTTTAGGTACAACATGTCCTGCACCCTCATTAATTTATTCGGACTTGCTGTCTTGTAAAGCAAAATTAAAGACTGAACAGAATCATCACGACTGACTTTACAAACGCAACAGCAAAAATCGATTTGATTGAATTTTCTAAATACAACATATGCAAGTTAAATCTGCCATACTACACCACAACGTTTTCATACACCATCTGTAAACCACCACAGCATGACAATTTCAGCAAGAACACTGACTCTACCTTAAGACACTTCCAGTAATGGCTGTTAACATTAAACACGAATTGCATTCATAAGTAATTACAATAGCAAGTATGCACAACCAGCACGTTTGGCTTAGACAGTAATAAGGGTGCATACTTTCATGATAGCCACTGAACAGTTTCCATTACGCACCATCGTTGCGCACATTGCTTCCTACAGGACAAACATCATCATCTCAAAATGCAAATTAGTCTTTCTGAACACAACTGAGATGATAGACAGCGGTAACAGTTTTTCCACTTTTAAAATTTCCAGTGAAATTGTTTGGATTACTTGATTTAACATTTAATTAGTCAGCAAACTTTTTGTCATGACAAAAAACGTAATCGAACTGAAACATACCTCGTTGGGTTCATCAAGTAGATCATTTATCGCAGCGGATGGAGACTTTTTCATTGTCAGATCAACAGGTAGTGTTCCACCATTGTATGAGCTAACAAACTTGAAGTCGCTTGTGCGTGATCCCGTCGTCATATACGTATCATAATTGTAACAGCTACGAAGAGTTCCCGTGCCATCAACATCGGCGTAGTTTGGAGGTAAATTGGCACTCGGTATGGCAACGGCCCCGTCAAATAAAAGTCTTGGTTTTCTCCGGCGACAAAACTTAACAGTCAATATAATTATCAGGAAGGTAACAAATAAAGTAGACACAGAAGCCAAGGCCAGAATCAAATAGGAAGTTAGTTTGGAGCTGCTCTCATCACGAGACATATCCTTTGCCTCTGGAATATCAAACAGGTTATCTGATAAAATTAAATATACCACGCATGTTGCGGAGAGGGGTGGCTTTCCATTATCAGTCACTGAGACAATAACATTCTGTTTCATGGTGTCCGATTCAGAAATGTCCCTCTGCGTCCGGATCTCTCCACTGTGAGCACCGATAGTGAACAGACCTGGATCTGTGGATTTGATTATGTTATAGGAAAGCCAGGAGTTCTGTCCAGAGTCTGCGTCTACGGCAATCACTTTGGACACCAGAGAGCCAGCGTGTGCGGACCTCGGTACCAATTCAGTCATTAATGAGTTTCCATCCGGTACTGGATACAGTATCTGTGGAATATGGTCATTCTCGTCCATTATGAAGATGCTTACAGTCACGTTGCTGCTAAGAGGGGGTGAGCCATTATCTCTAGCAACTACATAAACGTCGAAGGTTTTGAATTGTTCATAATCAAGTGATTTCACAGCGTGAATGACTCCCGTGTCTCCATTGATGGATACAAGCGAAGACGCTGGAATGCCATTGACCTCGGTGGGTAAGAGGGAATAGAAAACCGTGCCGTTTTGCCTCCAATCTGGATCTCTAGCAATTATGGAACATATGGAATATCCAGGTTTGTTATTTTCCGTGACCTGAGCTCTGTAAGATTGTTTTTCAAAAACAGGAGGATTATCGTTCACGTCAGCAACAGACAGTTGCATATATCTAACGGATGACAGTGATGGCGAGCCCTCATCTGCCGCGGTTACTGTGAAGTTGTAACCAGACACTAGCTCTCGGTCCAAGACCCCGGTTGTCACCAGTGAGTAATAGTTTTTAATTGATGGCACAAGTTTAAATGGCACGGCCTCCTgaatgaagcaccgaacttgTTGATTATTCTCAGAGTCTCTGTCCTGCACGTTTAGTATGCCCACCTCAGTTCCCTTAGGTACGTTTTCAGGGACAGGATTTACTAACGATTTTAAATATATCACAGGGGCATTATCATTAGTATCTGTGACTTCAATTATCACTGTAGAATACGACACTAATCCTGCTCCGTCTTTCACCTGTACTCTCAACTCATACGATGACTCTTCCTCAAAATCGACTGGCCCAGTTACTCGAATTTCTCCACTTCCAGGATCTAGAGAGAACAACTTCAAATCTTCCTCCGACACGTGACCAAATTCATAACGTACCTCTCCATTCGCTCCAACATCGGCATCAGTGGCACTCACTGTAGCTACTATTATGTCTAATGGAGAGTTTTCAGCCAGACTAGCTTTATAAACAGATTGACTAAAAATCGGAGCATTGTCGTTTGCATCGAGCACAGTGACATGTATGGCTACAGTACCTGATCTCGGTGGGATTCCACCATCAACAGCAGTTAGAACTATAGTCAGCTCCCGCTGTTGCTCACGATCAAGCTCTTTATTCAGTATTAACTCACCGTACTTGCCTCCAATACTATTGCTCTGAACGTTTAATATAAAGTGGTCATTTCTTTGTAATGCATAGCTTTCAACCGCATTCTGTCCGATGTCTGCATCATGTGCCTCCTCCAATAAAAATCGAGCGCCTTTAACGGCCGATTCTGCTATTTCTAATTCGATCACGTCCTTTTTAAAATTAGGTGAATTGTCGTTGATATCTTGAACATGAAGACTGACACGGTGCAACTCCAAAGGGTTTTCCAGCACAAGCTCCTGTTTCAAAACACACGAAGACCTCTTTCCACAAAGACCGTCTCGGTCAATCCTCTCGGCTACAATTAAATCTCCAGTTTTGATGTTGACGTTGCAATAACGTTTCCggttattttctgcatcaatgCGGGCATTCCGAGCGGACAACACATCCACATTAAGACCAAGATCACTGGCTATATTCCCAATCACAGATCCCCGTTTCATTTCCTCTTGAAAAGAATAGCTGATGTCTCCATCGGCAGCGCGCGTCAAAAGGATGAGAAGAGTAAACAGCAGTTCGGTCTGAACAAAACCTTTGTGCTCCATTCTGTAATAAAGGTTATGACATGATAGGTAACTACGCCACGGACAAACTGATATTTGTTCAAGTATACGCTATAAAGCCGCATAAGGCAAAGAGAAACGCATAACGGCTGTACCTTGAAATGATCTTACGCAGAAACGTATGGTGTCACTACGtctacacaaagacaaaaacggTGGGTGGAGAAATGAAAGGCTCTTGCAGTAGCTAGTGAACAGCGACACTACGAGATGGATTTAATTCATTGCAGATCTCCTGTGCAGTTGAACACAATACGAGATCCAAATAACCAATTGGGACTGCTGGAGGGCTTGGTAGAAAAACATGCCAAAATAAGTCTTCTGGATGAGGAACtttaaatgtatacacatttgtaTAATACAGTACTGCTTTCCAGTAGATTAAGATTGAACAACCTTCATTCATACAGCCAAGCCTATCCATGCTGGGTGTTGGATAACAgataaaaacaaagacagacatcTCATTGTCTGTCTCAAATAGGACTTCTGTGTTCACTAACTAAAGAAATATGTGAAAAGAATACCGCAAGACCATCCCGAGTCTAAATGAACGTTATAATGCAAAACTGATGAccaacacatttcacaaaatatATTTCGCAGAATACTTCTTAATATCAGAATTCAGATAATAGCCCATTGATACACGTTACTCTCTTGACACATTCAAAGGTAAACGATACAGTGAAACATGATACAACTTTACCTCCGATTCTCCGTTACTTTCGACCTCACATTAAACTTTTTCAACCCATGCCACAGCCTTTACGCACAGAGCCAACACTGAATATTTAGATAAATATCTATTAAGTgcaacagaaaataaaaaatgctgGAATGGATCTGTTAAGTGATAAACAGAGATAATGTATATGAGTCTGTTGACTTCACAAGGAAATATGAAAGAAATGTGTTCTGATGTATTTTACCTGGGAAGAATCTGTTTCTTCACATGATCCAAACGGGTCTTGAGAGGATGCC
This genomic interval carries:
- the LOC105912957 gene encoding protocadherin beta-3-like isoform X4, coding for MSVISSILYCGIISSKVIAALEMDSRGIPRNNAMLGLFLLISMPHTVAGDVSYSFPEEMKRGYVIGNVAKDIGLDISKLSSRNPRVDTEGNRKRYCDVNRLTGELTVAERIDRDGLCGKKASCVIKQELILENPLQLHRINLHIQDINDNSPTFKKDVIKFEIRESAVRGAQFLLDPAGDADIGENSVKSYSLQANDHFVLKVHSSRNGDKYGELVLDKELDREQQQEVVLILTASDGGIPPRSGTVAIHVSVLDANDNAPLFSQDLYTVTLPENTSLNSVVFTVSATDADDGDNGEVTYEFGHLPDDVLTLFSLDAKTGDISVTGPVDYEVENSYELPVQAKDGSGLASYAKVIIEITDINDNAPIISVKSLHSPIAENVLLGTEVGIINVQDRDSEESSQVRCSILNNVPFKLVPSIKNYLSLVTTGELDRELVSYYNITIMATDDGSPPLSTSSSIQIFVADVNDNAPVFDQQLYSALVTENNKPGTSVCTVVARDPDWRQNGTVTYSLLPVEINGAPLSSFVSINGDTGVIHAVRPFDYEQVKTFSVHVLARDNGSPPLSTNVTVRVHVKDENDNCPQILYPTVDGKSLMTEMVPKAAQANSIVSKVIAVDADSGQNSWLSYNIVKATDPGLFTIGVHSGEIRTQRDVSVSDTMKQSLVVSVKDNGQPSLSASCTVYLLISDNLVEVPELKAMSYDDNSKLTTYLIIALVSVSTFFLTFIIITLAVKFCRRKTPRMLFDGAVAIPSAYLPPNYADVDGTGTLRSAYNYDAYMTTGSRTSDFKFVGSYSEGTMPMDVTLKKSASDDLLGVIDSVQQKPPNQDWRFNQNQRPGPSGRTKSHSPYLRWTPPRKIRATANPDVPVGTGPWPQPPTEAEQLQALMAAANEVSEATNTLTPGTMGLSTRYSPQFTLQHVPDYRQNVYIPGSTATLGSNPQQQMLQQQLQQQHLQQQHLQQQQQLQLQQQMLPQREALPPPQAVAAADDADQPDASKANQTPASKKKSTKKDKK
- the LOC105891237 gene encoding protocadherin beta-16-like is translated as MFWFLSHAIRMCTTMEHRGPPLFGLLALVTFALMAITVHADLSYSFPEEMKRGYVIGNIAKDLGLDVTRLSARKARLVSEEDPKQYCDLNLRTGELFIADRIDREELCLEKLTCLLRLELMLENPLELHRIALQIQDINDNSPMFPKELIKLEISENAVKGSRFRVNEAHDLDAGHNSVQTYTLESNSHFVLAVNKDTDGGKNVELILDKELDREQQQDVTLVISAVDGGTPPRSGTVAIHITVLDANDNAPVFIQEVYEASLPENSDLDTVVVKVSATDADEGANGEVSYEFSRISSKAKKIFSLNSLTGEIKVIGVVDFEDEQKYEIRIEGKDGFGLSTKARVVIEITDLNDNAPTIVLQSLSNSIPEDVSLGTEVGIIHVQDRDSDKNRQVRCFIQENFPFKLVPSIKNYYSLVTTGALDRELVSEYNFTVIANDAGSPPLSSSKSVHLSVADVNDNAPVFDKLLYTAQITENNKPGYSVCSVKARDPDWRQNGTIMYSLATGEVNGLPVSSLLSINGDTGIIHVVKSVDYEHLKSFKVYAIARDSGSPPLSSNVTVSVLITDENDNPPQILYPTPQGSSLMTELVPKTVLAGSLVSKIIAVDADSGQNAWLSYEIIKSSDPGLFTIGVHSGEIRTQRDISENDGMKQNLIVSVRDNGQPTLSVTCALHVLISDSFAEIPEINDKYDESNSKLTYYLIIALVSVSTFFLTFIIVTVAVRFCRRGKPRLLFDGAVAIPSAYLPPNYADVDGTGTLRSCYNYDTYMTTGSRTSDFKFVTSYNDGTMPTTLTLKKSPTAAVDHNELFQAPDMSAQVRHILFSMMLSLNVLVLLYLPIHPPQNLTLHVYHTKSYITLHYITLHSYTLVKQYDTCVHGAGKGYPHSCDYLQHSASGLVSMA
- the LOC105894526 gene encoding protocadherin beta-15-like, which codes for MEHKGFSNYPWIFVSLVTFVAHSTCGDVSYSIPEEMKHGSVLGNIAKDLGLDVNTLSARKARIDAAGNNRRYCDVNLRTGELTVNERIDREELCSEKPSCFLKFELVLERPLELHRFTLQIEDINDNAPFFPKNLIRLELRESADKGARFRVNEARDADIGQNSVKSYALQRNEYFTLSVNSNANGRKNVELILDKELDREQQEEVTIILTASDGGIPPRSGTVAIHVTVLDANDNAPVFSQDIYEASLPENAPLDTLVLTVTATDVDEGPNGEVTYEFSHLSNNARSAFSLDKVSGEMRVIGPIDFEEDSKYEILVEGKDSFGLSSDTKVIIDIVDVNDNAPVIFIKSLNNPIPENVPPGTEVGIINVQDVDSEKNGQVRCLIRHDVPFQLLSSITNYYSLVTTAELDREVLSDYNITITATDQGSPALSSSKVLQFSVADVNDNPPVFEQQTYSSYVNENNKPGSSLCSVTARDPDWRQNGTVIYSLLPGEMNGIPMSNFVSINGDTGVIHAVRPFDYEQFKSFKVQVMARDNGSPPLSSNVTVRVLLSDVNDNLPQILYPTPDGNTFMTEMVPKAVQANSLVSKVIAVDADSGQNAWLSYHIVKSTDPGLFTIGVYSGEIRAQRDISESDVMKQTLVVSVRDNGQPPLSATCTVNLLISDNLAEVPELKDMASGEGNSKLTTYLIIALVSVSTFFLTFIIIILSVRFCYRRKPRMLFDGALAIPSAYLPPNYADVDGTGTLRSVYNYDAYLTTGSRTSDFKFARSYNDGTLPADLTLKKSTLDRRDDLLDIPDSLQVIFTNFCW